The Arachis hypogaea cultivar Tifrunner chromosome 14, arahy.Tifrunner.gnm2.J5K5, whole genome shotgun sequence genome has a segment encoding these proteins:
- the LOC140173088 gene encoding DExH-box ATP-dependent RNA helicase DExH3-like codes for MLILGAIFNCLDPIMTVVAGLSVRDPFLMPADKKDLAESAKAQFSARDYSDHLALVRAYEGWKEAEAQQAGYEYCWQNFLSSQTLRAIDSLRKQFCYLLKDIGLVDHNSETYSRWSHEEHLVRAVICAGLFPGVSSVVDGHLKMLGGYLEFFMKPELANTYLRLKGELEELIQKKLLNRMTSFFQLLDW; via the exons ATGCTCATTCTGGGCGCTATCTTCAACTGTTTGGATCCCATAATGACTGTTGTTGCTGGTCTTAGTGTAAGGGATCCATTTCTGATGCCGGCTGACAAGAAGGAT CTTGCAGAGTCTGCTAAGGCCCAGTTTTCTGCTCGTGACTATAGTGATCATCTTGCACTTGTCCGAGCTTATGAGGGTTGGAAAGAGGCTGAAGCTCAGCAAGCTGGCTACGAGTACTGTTGGCaaaattttctttcttctcaaacACTTAGGGCCATTGACTCCCTTCGAAAGCAATTCTGTTACTTGCTTAAAGATATTGGGTTGGTTGATCACAATTCTGAGACCTACAGTAGATGGAGTCATGAGGAGCATCTTGTCCGAGCAGTCATCTGTGCGGGTTTGTTTCCTGGAGTATCATCTGTTGTG GATGGTCACCTAAAAATGTTGGGAGGTTATTTGGAATTTTTCATGAAACCTGAATTAGCTAACACTTACTTGCGGTTGAAGGGGGAGCTGGAGGAACTGATACAGAAAAAA CTTCTGAATCGCATGACGAGCTTCTTTCAGCTGTTAGATTGGTGA